A DNA window from Nerophis ophidion isolate RoL-2023_Sa linkage group LG13, RoL_Noph_v1.0, whole genome shotgun sequence contains the following coding sequences:
- the LOC133564909 gene encoding aerolysin-like protein has product MSTRLHIVGGKGGDPFAFHGLNNGATLKKIGVAVGGWQIHAVRAELTDGRVKTFGRANTFSEFTFLPGERIDKLSLWGNGAGSRLGGIRLWTSFGREFFEHMNGWPMKTEYSMDVGSGVCLGLEGRHGHDIDSMGFLFISPIKSSVLTNLTYSGLAMYKPQVTKEYIKSVAYRNNTTETQEQKCTYSRSVTKKTTWSTTNKIESTVSMTVSAGIPKLVEVSGGFSLTVGAEHSNSVSHQETITESDEVSVKVPAGKTVNVELSVGRANIDLQYSALVCITTMDGHTLNLPSTGSYTGVAYTTVDISTTESGTVMNAE; this is encoded by the exons ATGTCGACTAGGCTTCATATCGTTGGTGGAAAGGGAGGAGATCCATTTGCTTTCCATGGCCTTAACAATGGTGCCACCCTCAAGAAGATTGGAGTGGCAGTGGGCGGCTGGCAGATCCACGCCGTGCGGGCCGAACTGACCGACGGGCGCGTGAAGACTTTTGGGAGAGCAAACACTTTCAGTGAGTTTACCTTCCTCCCTGGCGAGCGCATCGACAAGCTGTCCCTGTGGGGCAACGGTGCCGGGTCACGCCTCGGTGGCATCCGACTATGGACCAGTTTTGGACGCGAATTCTTTGAGCACATGAATGGCTGGCCCATGAAGACCGAGTATTCTATGGACGTGGGGTCTGGCGTCTGCCTGGGCTTGGAAGGGAGACACGGCCATGACATCGACAGTATGGGATTCCTCTTCATCAGTCCCATCAAGTCGTCTGTGCTGACCAACTTGACTTATTCCGGCCTGGCCATGTACAAACCCCAG GTGACGAAAGAATACATCAAATCGGTGGCATATCGCAACAACACTACTGAGACTCAAGAGCAGAAATGCACGTACAGCAGATCTGTGACCAAGAAAACCACCTGGAGCACCACCAACAAGATTGAGTCCACCGTCAGCATGACCGTTTCAGCAGGGATCCCAAAGCTGGTGGAGGTGTCTGGTGGGTTTAGCTTGACCGTGGGAGCGGAGCACTCCAACTCAGTGAGCCATCAGGAGACCATAACAGAATCAGATGAGGTTAGTGTGAAAGTCCCGGCAGGAAAGACTGTCAACGTTGAGTTGTCGGTGGGACGAGCAAACATCGACCTGCAGTACTCGGCCTTAGTCTGCATCACAACCATGGATGGCCACACGCTGAATTTACCGTCCACTGGCAGCTACACTGGTGTGGCTTACACAACAGTGGATATAAGTACCACTGAGTCTGGCACAGTTATGAATGCTGAATGA